In Sphingopyxis sp. 113P3, one DNA window encodes the following:
- a CDS encoding DUF6088 family protein yields MTRLTEQILAHATGLPEGVPVSAKGLLHLGNRAAVDQALSRLSERGQLIRAGRGVYLRPIASRFGTRAPSVEQAVEALATQKGEIIVSNGAAAANALGLTTQVPVRSVYLTSGRSRKMHLGKQVVELRHAPRWQLALANRPAGEAVRALAWLGPERAEAALTTLKRKMPPGVFGELVAAAPQLPTWLAQSVGRVAYG; encoded by the coding sequence ATGACACGGCTGACCGAACAGATTCTGGCCCATGCGACGGGACTGCCCGAAGGCGTCCCCGTGTCCGCCAAGGGCCTGCTCCACCTCGGAAACCGGGCGGCCGTGGATCAGGCATTGTCGCGCCTGTCGGAGCGTGGGCAGCTCATCCGCGCCGGTCGTGGCGTCTATCTGCGTCCCATCGCCAGCCGGTTCGGCACGCGCGCACCTTCGGTCGAGCAGGCTGTCGAGGCCCTTGCGACCCAAAAGGGGGAGATCATCGTCTCGAACGGCGCCGCCGCGGCGAACGCCCTTGGCTTGACGACGCAGGTGCCTGTCCGCTCGGTCTATCTGACCTCGGGGCGCAGCCGAAAGATGCACCTTGGCAAGCAGGTCGTGGAATTGCGGCACGCGCCGCGCTGGCAACTGGCCCTGGCCAACCGCCCGGCGGGGGAGGCCGTGCGGGCGCTGGCCTGGCTCGGCCCCGAAAGGGCGGAGGCCGCGCTCACGACATTGAAGCGGAAGATGCCGCCCGGCGTGTTCGGCGAACTGGTCGCCGCCGCGCCGCAGCTTCCGACGTGGCTCGCGCAGAGCGTGGGAAGGGTGGCGTATGGCTGA
- a CDS encoding nucleotidyl transferase AbiEii/AbiGii toxin family protein, with product MADVFLQLSAEDRRDALGVAADRSGRPTHLLEKDVWVVWALATLYAAPLGEHLVFKGGTSLSKAYQVIRRFSEDVDLTYDIRAIAPDLVGDNGEGLPKTRSEEKRWSSEVRRRLPVWVAEAVQPVIATALAAEGLAAAIRVEDDKLFIDYEATAAGSGYVAPSVMLEFGARSTGEPASLRDVVCDAAGLIGGLIFPTARPRVMHAERTFWEKATAIHVFCLQERLRGDRFARHWHDVVRLDEAGFAEAAFADRELANAVARHKSMFFAEKAADRTPIDYATVVNGGLQLVPAGDGAKALEDDYARMVEDGLLFDDAEPFEALMARCADIAARANNAAK from the coding sequence ATGGCTGACGTCTTCCTCCAGCTTTCGGCCGAGGATCGGCGCGATGCGTTGGGCGTCGCCGCCGACCGCTCGGGCCGTCCGACCCATCTTCTCGAGAAGGACGTGTGGGTGGTGTGGGCGCTGGCGACCCTCTACGCCGCGCCGCTCGGTGAACATCTGGTGTTCAAGGGCGGCACGTCGCTGTCGAAAGCCTATCAGGTCATCCGCCGATTTTCGGAGGATGTGGATCTGACCTACGACATTCGGGCGATCGCGCCCGATCTGGTCGGGGACAATGGCGAGGGCCTGCCGAAAACCCGGAGCGAGGAAAAGCGCTGGTCCAGCGAGGTCCGCCGGCGATTGCCGGTCTGGGTCGCTGAGGCCGTGCAGCCGGTGATCGCGACCGCGCTGGCCGCCGAAGGTCTGGCGGCGGCCATTCGCGTCGAGGATGACAAGCTCTTTATCGACTATGAGGCGACCGCGGCCGGCTCCGGCTATGTCGCGCCCAGCGTCATGCTGGAGTTCGGCGCCCGCTCGACGGGCGAACCGGCGAGCCTGCGCGACGTTGTCTGCGATGCGGCCGGCCTGATCGGCGGGCTGATATTCCCGACGGCGCGACCGCGCGTCATGCACGCGGAGCGCACCTTCTGGGAGAAGGCGACCGCCATCCATGTCTTCTGCCTCCAGGAACGGCTGCGCGGCGACCGCTTCGCACGACACTGGCACGATGTCGTCCGGCTGGATGAAGCCGGCTTCGCGGAGGCCGCTTTCGCCGATCGCGAACTGGCCAACGCTGTCGCCCGCCACAAGTCGATGTTCTTCGCGGAGAAGGCCGCCGACCGCACGCCGATCGACTACGCAACGGTCGTCAACGGCGGCTTGCAGCTCGTGCCGGCCGGCGATGGCGCGAAGGCGTTGGAGGACGACTATGCCCGCATGGTCGAGGATGGGCTGCTCTTCGATGACGCGGAGCCGTTCGAGGCGCTCATGGCGCGGTGCGCCGATATAGCCGCGCGCGCGAACAACGCGGCCAAATAA
- a CDS encoding SIR2 family protein, which produces MRRYSRAREQRGQIRNWGDWGYMSEVGDKRKFQFLRNGDADPSELDWNKGIESARQAISEAMNAKNIAFLLGAGCSSLMRDEKELGIATMAPLAKEFCEETLAARAAGFYGDPPVVGAAPAPWRLTKGELDYLDALGIDLAKDYSRNLERLMEVLFAQRFVLRQSENPDLHPYRAVLDGIIKKVQDFLWTRVTQGAFATDGDTTVRDLYERFYKKLVLRDRSLPRPWVFTTNYDHFSELAMDRLGIPYANGFSGVVERRFNPAIFRYALAEQLDVASRKWTAVDAFVYLCKLHGSVTWTEDDHGLFPIKEVWPPESTNQMLIYPTPAKQNSSLGSPYADLFREFQSRIVREQSVLITAGYAFGDEHLNNIIYQALTIPTFRLVIFAAPDTAGEIAKLRALRDPRIWIIGGVGPAEGTRAHYFDMIVEHFMPQRPSDRIDDAVRKVLSELAPKRDDETKDGEA; this is translated from the coding sequence GTGCGCCGATATAGCCGCGCGCGCGAACAACGCGGCCAAATAAGAAACTGGGGGGATTGGGGGTATATGAGCGAAGTCGGAGACAAGCGAAAATTCCAGTTTCTGCGGAACGGCGATGCTGATCCATCGGAACTCGACTGGAACAAGGGGATCGAGAGCGCCCGCCAGGCGATTTCCGAGGCCATGAACGCCAAGAATATCGCGTTTTTGCTCGGCGCTGGATGTTCCTCCCTGATGAGGGACGAAAAGGAACTCGGCATTGCGACCATGGCGCCCCTGGCCAAGGAGTTCTGCGAAGAAACCCTCGCGGCGCGGGCGGCGGGATTCTACGGTGATCCGCCAGTCGTCGGCGCTGCCCCGGCGCCGTGGCGGCTGACCAAGGGCGAACTCGACTATCTCGATGCGCTCGGGATCGACCTGGCGAAGGACTACAGCCGGAACCTGGAACGCTTGATGGAGGTGCTGTTCGCGCAGCGGTTCGTGCTGCGCCAGAGCGAGAATCCCGACCTTCACCCCTACCGCGCTGTTCTCGACGGCATCATCAAGAAGGTCCAGGACTTCCTATGGACCCGTGTCACGCAAGGGGCCTTCGCCACGGACGGCGACACCACCGTGCGCGACCTCTACGAGCGGTTCTACAAGAAGCTGGTCCTGCGAGATCGGTCCTTGCCCCGACCGTGGGTGTTCACGACCAACTACGATCATTTCAGCGAATTGGCGATGGATCGGCTGGGCATTCCCTATGCCAACGGCTTTTCCGGCGTCGTGGAACGTCGCTTCAACCCGGCGATCTTCCGCTATGCCCTGGCCGAGCAGCTCGACGTCGCCAGCCGCAAGTGGACCGCCGTCGACGCCTTCGTCTATCTCTGCAAATTGCATGGCTCGGTCACTTGGACCGAGGACGATCATGGCCTGTTCCCGATCAAGGAGGTCTGGCCGCCGGAATCCACGAACCAGATGCTGATCTATCCGACGCCGGCGAAGCAGAACTCTTCGCTCGGCTCGCCCTACGCGGACCTGTTCCGGGAATTTCAGTCCCGGATCGTGCGCGAGCAGAGCGTTCTCATCACGGCGGGCTACGCCTTCGGCGATGAGCACCTGAACAATATCATCTACCAGGCGCTGACGATCCCGACGTTCCGTCTGGTGATCTTCGCGGCGCCGGATACGGCCGGTGAGATCGCCAAGCTGCGGGCGCTGCGCGACCCGCGCATTTGGATCATTGGAGGCGTCGGTCCTGCGGAGGGAACGAGGGCGCACTACTTCGACATGATCGTCGAGCATTTCATGCCGCAGCGTCCCAGCGACAGGATCGATGACGCCGTTCGCAAGGTGTTGTCCGAACTGGCACCGAAAAGGGACGACGAGACGAAGGATGGCGAGGCATGA
- a CDS encoding ATP-binding protein gives MSHDDRKRAIGKVVSVAADRFVVEMHVGTDNFTVVGFDGVHYVARLGSFLMIPSQSEYVVVEVVGLRERDASTPSERGDFDRAGSSKYLDVVPVGMLPMRGGAFRFGVSVFPSLYADALYALDGELDRIFETEAAVEPSVGPDGGACEPEGATRYRVLPIGKSVVFENYDIKVRLNEFFGGHVAVLGNTGSGKSCTVASVLQSLFSKPEEHHARGATFVVFDVNGEYHAALAASAKEGAIGVERVVLDGTAAGFRMPHWFLEMAEWELLLQASERTQLPVLRTALGLTSLFHANTPEALALREHFVATCIIECFRGADGDSPVSKFQRVVSLLQKYPTNDLNMALLNRFNPNFQYGNFSGNNQSAFLDEVRKKLREDAPLPAYNRTPFSFDELHECLDFAILYEEAHGNRQIRDYCSSMVTRLRSLQERTEYAFLRHEGTDVDAAVSDLEFLTNIVGLQRAAGESFTKRNQVIIIDLNSVEDEIVELVSAVIARMLFRFLRHAEPRNRFPIHLLLEEAHRYVASTPSRFSIDATKIFERIAKEGRKYGMFVLLASQRPSELSKTVLSQCSNFLVHRIQNPDDLSQIRQMTPFISESVLKRLPSLPRQHALVFGTSVNLPTTFKVREAFPRPRSDDTAVVDLWFHEEGRAADIRLAPRPADAAAAPVGGEPMAVNEAPDNDIF, from the coding sequence ATGAGCCACGACGATCGCAAACGCGCGATCGGCAAGGTGGTCTCGGTCGCGGCCGACCGCTTTGTCGTGGAGATGCACGTCGGCACCGACAACTTCACGGTCGTTGGCTTCGACGGCGTGCATTATGTGGCGCGGCTGGGATCGTTCCTGATGATCCCGTCGCAGTCGGAATATGTCGTGGTCGAGGTTGTCGGCCTGCGTGAGCGCGACGCGAGCACTCCATCCGAGCGAGGCGACTTCGATCGGGCTGGCTCCTCAAAATATCTGGACGTGGTGCCGGTCGGCATGTTGCCGATGCGTGGCGGCGCGTTCCGTTTCGGTGTGTCCGTTTTCCCGTCTCTGTATGCGGACGCACTCTATGCACTGGACGGCGAACTCGATCGCATCTTCGAGACCGAGGCGGCCGTCGAGCCGTCAGTCGGCCCGGATGGTGGCGCCTGCGAACCCGAAGGGGCCACGCGCTATCGGGTTCTGCCCATCGGCAAGTCGGTGGTGTTCGAGAACTACGACATCAAGGTCCGGCTGAACGAGTTCTTCGGCGGTCATGTCGCCGTCCTGGGCAATACCGGCAGCGGCAAGTCCTGCACGGTCGCCTCGGTCTTGCAGTCCCTTTTCAGCAAGCCGGAGGAGCATCACGCCCGTGGCGCGACCTTCGTCGTCTTCGACGTCAATGGCGAGTATCACGCCGCTCTGGCCGCTTCCGCGAAGGAGGGAGCCATCGGGGTCGAGCGCGTCGTCCTCGACGGCACGGCGGCTGGCTTCCGTATGCCGCATTGGTTCCTGGAGATGGCAGAATGGGAACTGCTCTTGCAGGCAAGCGAGCGAACACAACTGCCGGTCCTTCGGACGGCGTTAGGACTGACAAGTCTCTTTCATGCCAATACGCCAGAAGCTCTGGCGCTGCGCGAGCACTTTGTCGCCACCTGCATCATAGAGTGTTTTCGAGGGGCAGATGGCGACTCCCCCGTATCGAAATTTCAGCGCGTCGTCTCCCTTCTCCAGAAGTATCCGACAAACGACCTGAATATGGCGCTTCTGAACCGCTTTAATCCCAATTTTCAGTATGGAAACTTTTCGGGGAACAACCAATCGGCGTTTCTGGACGAAGTGAGAAAAAAGCTCCGGGAGGACGCGCCCTTACCAGCCTATAATCGGACACCATTCTCTTTTGATGAGCTGCACGAGTGTCTCGATTTCGCGATCCTCTACGAGGAGGCTCACGGCAATCGCCAAATCCGAGACTACTGCTCGTCCATGGTCACGCGGCTCAGATCCCTCCAGGAGAGAACAGAATATGCCTTTCTGCGTCACGAAGGAACTGACGTTGACGCGGCCGTAAGCGATCTGGAGTTTTTGACCAACATCGTCGGTCTGCAAAGGGCGGCCGGAGAATCGTTCACCAAACGCAACCAGGTTATTATTATTGATCTCAATTCCGTCGAAGATGAAATCGTTGAGCTGGTCAGTGCGGTCATCGCACGCATGCTTTTTCGGTTTCTTCGCCATGCGGAACCGAGAAACCGCTTTCCGATACACCTACTGCTCGAAGAGGCTCATAGATATGTCGCCTCTACGCCGTCCCGCTTTTCCATCGACGCCACCAAGATTTTCGAGCGCATCGCCAAGGAAGGACGCAAATACGGCATGTTCGTGCTGCTGGCGTCTCAGCGCCCGAGCGAGCTGTCCAAGACGGTTCTCAGCCAGTGCTCCAACTTCCTGGTTCACCGAATCCAGAATCCCGACGATCTCTCCCAGATTCGCCAGATGACGCCGTTCATCTCAGAGTCGGTCCTGAAGCGGTTGCCGTCATTGCCTCGGCAGCACGCGCTGGTGTTTGGAACGTCGGTCAATCTGCCGACGACCTTCAAGGTCAGGGAGGCATTCCCGCGGCCGCGGAGCGACGATACCGCCGTCGTCGATCTGTGGTTCCACGAAGAAGGTCGAGCCGCTGACATTCGCCTCGCGCCCCGTCCGGCCGACGCCGCTGCTGCGCCGGTTGGAGGGGAGCCGATGGCGGTAAACGAAGCGCCGGACAATGACATCTTCTGA
- a CDS encoding 3'-5' exonuclease has product MTSSDHLETLAQTLEATGDYRVIRRLKPHPRTVPPPGTPLRLGLVVDVETTGLDPQRDEIIELAMTPFNYGLDGTVFSVGDSFQGLRQPSEPIAPEITAITGITNEMVAGQIIDPAAVATFAAPASLVIAHNAAFDRRFLERFSDVFSTKPWACSFSQIDWAAEGFEGSKLAYLAQAAGFFYDRHRAMHDCLATVELLAMRLPRSGVTGLSRLLDGARAVSWRIWAENSPFDLKDVLKARGYRWNGDPGPQPRAWYIDVPEAQREAELRFLRTEIYRYEVDPPVRRIDAYDRFSDRI; this is encoded by the coding sequence ATGACATCTTCTGACCATCTGGAGACCCTGGCGCAGACACTGGAGGCCACGGGGGATTACCGGGTGATCCGGCGTCTCAAGCCACACCCTCGCACCGTTCCGCCTCCCGGCACCCCGCTGCGCCTTGGCCTGGTGGTCGATGTGGAGACCACGGGGCTCGACCCTCAGCGCGACGAGATCATCGAACTCGCCATGACGCCATTCAACTACGGCTTGGATGGCACCGTTTTCAGCGTGGGCGACAGCTTCCAAGGGCTGCGTCAGCCGAGCGAGCCTATCGCACCGGAAATCACCGCGATCACGGGCATCACCAACGAGATGGTGGCCGGCCAGATTATTGATCCCGCAGCGGTAGCCACATTCGCGGCGCCGGCTTCGCTCGTCATCGCGCACAACGCGGCGTTCGACCGCCGCTTTCTTGAACGATTCAGCGACGTGTTCTCGACGAAGCCGTGGGCTTGCTCGTTCAGCCAGATCGATTGGGCTGCGGAGGGGTTCGAGGGCTCGAAACTCGCCTATCTCGCTCAGGCCGCAGGCTTCTTCTATGACCGTCACCGCGCGATGCACGACTGTCTTGCTACGGTCGAGTTGCTGGCAATGCGGCTGCCCCGATCTGGCGTTACGGGTCTCAGCCGACTCCTGGACGGCGCTCGTGCCGTTTCTTGGCGCATCTGGGCGGAGAACTCGCCCTTCGACCTCAAGGATGTCCTCAAAGCGCGGGGATACCGTTGGAACGGCGACCCCGGCCCGCAGCCGCGCGCATGGTATATCGACGTTCCCGAAGCTCAGCGCGAGGCAGAGCTGCGGTTCTTGAGAACGGAAATCTATCGGTATGAGGTCGATCCCCCGGTTCGGCGGATCGATGCGTATGATCGGTTTTCAGACCGGATCTGA
- a CDS encoding thermonuclease family protein, which produces MRIVMGLAVLAALTTATAAKADPCKAIPDRGPMPSYLHRGAHFSGPVVYVGDGDSLCVAVGQGPANWVEIRLEDFYAPELHSPTGPAAKAALEKIAMGRNAECVANRQSYDRVVATCRIGGRSIGDLLKAAGNIEGGNGYGQGKQ; this is translated from the coding sequence ATGCGTATCGTAATGGGGCTGGCCGTGCTGGCCGCACTGACCACGGCGACGGCGGCCAAGGCCGATCCCTGCAAGGCCATTCCCGACCGCGGCCCGATGCCGTCCTATCTCCATCGGGGCGCGCACTTCTCCGGTCCCGTGGTCTATGTCGGTGACGGCGACTCCTTGTGCGTGGCCGTCGGTCAAGGGCCGGCCAACTGGGTGGAAATCCGGCTGGAGGATTTCTACGCTCCCGAACTTCACTCCCCCACCGGCCCCGCAGCCAAGGCCGCGCTGGAGAAGATCGCAATGGGTCGGAATGCGGAGTGCGTCGCCAACCGCCAGTCCTACGACCGCGTGGTGGCCACCTGCCGGATCGGCGGGCGCTCCATCGGGGACTTGCTGAAGGCCGCCGGGAACATCGAGGGCGGCAATGGATACGGCCAGGGCAAGCAATAG
- a CDS encoding tyrosine-type recombinase/integrase produces the protein MPALTDTTIRHALKRVEISRKQENLADGEGRGTGRLVLVIKPMPKRVTADWMAQQWRDGKRTKKKIGAYPSMSLAQAREIFKRDYADVIQKGRSIKIASDTRPGTVADLFEGYVASLKAAGKPSWKETEKGLNKIANTLGRNRLAREIEAEEIVELIRPIYERGAKSMADHVRSYMHAAFGWGMKSDNDYRQQSSRRFRIPFNPATGIPTEPKVKGTRWLDEDEFVQLYRWLECPDTPVHPPYTRAVRIIMLTGQRVQEIASLHIDQWDAKEKIIDWSKTKNNQPHAVPVPELAAELLASINVNEYGWFFPSATDPSKPVSHGTLYSFMWRQRDRGVIPYVTNRDLRRTFKTLTGKAGISKEIRDRLQNHALQDVSSKHYDRWHYMVEKRAGMAKWDKFVRAMLAKKRLKAAA, from the coding sequence ATGCCAGCCCTGACCGACACCACGATCCGACATGCGCTGAAGCGCGTCGAGATCAGCCGCAAGCAAGAGAACCTTGCCGATGGCGAGGGGCGCGGCACCGGCCGACTCGTCCTCGTCATCAAGCCAATGCCGAAGCGCGTCACCGCCGACTGGATGGCGCAGCAATGGCGTGACGGCAAACGCACCAAGAAGAAGATCGGCGCCTACCCCTCGATGTCGCTCGCGCAGGCTCGCGAGATTTTCAAACGCGACTATGCTGACGTCATCCAGAAGGGCCGGAGCATCAAGATCGCATCCGACACCCGCCCGGGCACCGTCGCTGACCTCTTCGAGGGCTACGTCGCTTCACTCAAAGCCGCCGGCAAGCCGTCCTGGAAGGAGACGGAGAAGGGCCTGAACAAGATCGCCAACACCCTTGGGCGCAATCGCCTGGCGCGCGAGATCGAGGCCGAGGAAATCGTCGAGCTGATCCGACCGATCTATGAGCGCGGCGCCAAGTCGATGGCCGACCATGTGCGTTCCTACATGCACGCGGCTTTTGGCTGGGGCATGAAGTCCGACAACGACTATCGGCAGCAATCGTCTCGCCGCTTTCGCATCCCCTTCAATCCGGCGACTGGTATTCCGACCGAACCCAAAGTCAAAGGCACCCGCTGGCTCGACGAAGACGAGTTCGTGCAGCTCTATCGTTGGCTGGAATGCCCCGACACGCCGGTTCATCCGCCCTATACCCGCGCCGTCAGGATCATCATGCTGACCGGCCAGCGCGTCCAGGAGATCGCGAGCCTTCACATCGACCAGTGGGACGCCAAGGAAAAGATCATCGACTGGTCCAAGACCAAGAACAATCAGCCCCATGCCGTTCCGGTGCCTGAGCTGGCCGCAGAGCTACTCGCGTCCATCAACGTCAACGAATATGGCTGGTTCTTCCCGTCGGCCACAGACCCATCCAAGCCTGTCAGCCACGGCACGCTTTACTCGTTCATGTGGCGCCAGCGGGACCGCGGCGTGATCCCCTATGTGACGAACCGCGACCTGCGCCGGACCTTCAAGACGCTGACCGGCAAGGCGGGGATCTCGAAGGAAATCCGCGACCGCCTCCAGAACCATGCGTTGCAGGACGTCAGCTCCAAGCACTATGACCGCTGGCACTACATGGTGGAAAAGCGCGCGGGCATGGCGAAATGGGACAAGTTCGTCCGCGCCATGCTCGCCAAGAAGCGCCTGAAAGCGGCGGCATAA
- a CDS encoding JAB domain-containing protein produces MVALIAPADAERIAASLLAEFQTIGRIWSRTPQDIDRITGAGSEVTKLLLRSRKLALEALSSGLQGIKIDPCCAALRDYLILGMGSLADERLRVLFLDAGGHLIADEQLQHGTLTRLALYPRTIFRRALELNAGGIILVHNHPTH; encoded by the coding sequence ATGGTCGCGCTCATCGCCCCAGCGGACGCCGAACGGATCGCAGCAAGCCTTCTAGCCGAATTCCAGACCATCGGCCGGATCTGGTCGCGCACGCCCCAGGACATTGACCGGATTACAGGTGCAGGGTCCGAGGTAACAAAGCTCCTCCTTCGTTCGCGAAAGCTCGCGCTCGAGGCCCTCTCGTCGGGCCTGCAGGGGATAAAAATCGACCCCTGCTGCGCGGCCCTGCGCGACTATCTCATCCTCGGGATGGGATCGCTCGCCGACGAGCGGCTGCGCGTTCTCTTTCTGGATGCGGGGGGACATCTCATTGCCGATGAGCAATTGCAGCATGGAACGCTCACCCGTCTCGCGCTTTATCCACGCACGATCTTTCGCCGCGCGCTTGAGCTCAACGCCGGCGGCATCATCCTCGTTCACAACCACCCCACTCATTGA
- a CDS encoding helix-turn-helix domain-containing protein, with product MTSPTDPIDDTAKLWTRLTAKQRDCLDLLLEHKTSKEIARILDISKDTVDQRLKSARDALGTRNRAETAVLYGQLKGIYDQIVYDAAALPLQPQWVRSRFSDGDPPNLAELQDGTALPDIGSRPGSLFRDLGRHDHGVAARIGIYLGLLAMTILILLGGLGIAQGLEQLLSP from the coding sequence ATGACATCCCCGACCGACCCGATTGACGACACCGCCAAACTCTGGACCAGGCTTACCGCGAAGCAGCGCGACTGTCTCGACCTCCTCCTCGAGCATAAGACCTCAAAGGAGATCGCACGGATTCTCGACATTTCGAAGGATACCGTCGATCAGAGACTGAAATCTGCCCGTGACGCACTGGGGACGCGCAACCGCGCCGAGACCGCGGTTCTCTATGGCCAGCTCAAAGGAATATACGATCAAATCGTATACGATGCAGCGGCGCTTCCCCTCCAGCCGCAATGGGTGCGATCCCGCTTTTCGGACGGGGACCCGCCCAACCTTGCCGAGCTTCAGGATGGCACCGCGCTTCCGGACATCGGGTCAAGGCCGGGTTCCCTGTTCAGGGATCTAGGGAGGCACGACCATGGCGTCGCGGCGCGTATCGGGATTTATCTCGGACTTCTTGCGATGACGATCCTGATCCTGCTCGGCGGCCTCGGGATTGCCCAGGGCCTCGAGCAATTGCTCTCCCCGTAG
- the trbB gene encoding P-type conjugative transfer ATPase TrbB produces MASEASRSEAQSRSARMLRTALGAAITQWLADPAVIEIMLNPDGRLWVDRAGEGISDSGCRMGAADGERIVRLVAHHVGEEVHSDRPRVSAELPEGGERFEGLLPPVVAAPVFAIRKPAVAVFCLDDYVGAGILSEGDAELLRCAVAARANILVAGGTGTGKTTLANALLAEMAKSADRIVLIEDMRELQCAAPNLVAMRTKDGVASLRDLVRSSLRLRPDRIPIGEVRGAEALDLLKAWGTGHPGGVGTIHAGSALGALRRMEQLIQEAVVAVPRALLADTIDLVAVLVRVGCSRRLSELARVDGFDPLTGEYRLTPLSTPCEGILQ; encoded by the coding sequence ATGGCCAGTGAGGCGAGCAGATCGGAAGCGCAAAGTCGCAGCGCGCGCATGCTCAGGACCGCGCTCGGGGCGGCGATCACCCAGTGGCTCGCCGACCCCGCGGTGATCGAGATCATGCTCAACCCCGACGGGCGGCTCTGGGTCGACCGGGCAGGGGAAGGGATCAGCGATAGCGGCTGTCGGATGGGTGCCGCGGACGGCGAGCGCATCGTCCGCCTCGTTGCTCATCATGTGGGCGAGGAAGTTCACAGCGATCGGCCCCGCGTGTCCGCGGAGCTGCCCGAAGGCGGGGAGCGGTTCGAAGGTTTGCTCCCTCCGGTTGTGGCGGCACCGGTCTTCGCGATCCGCAAGCCCGCTGTCGCGGTCTTTTGCCTTGATGACTATGTCGGCGCGGGGATCCTCTCGGAGGGCGACGCCGAACTTCTCCGGTGCGCGGTCGCTGCGCGCGCAAATATCCTCGTCGCCGGCGGAACCGGGACCGGCAAGACAACGCTCGCAAACGCGCTGCTCGCCGAAATGGCGAAGAGTGCCGATCGCATCGTGCTGATCGAGGATATGCGCGAGCTCCAATGCGCGGCGCCCAATCTGGTCGCCATGCGCACGAAGGACGGCGTTGCCTCGCTCAGAGATCTTGTGCGCTCGTCGCTGCGCCTGCGCCCCGACCGCATCCCGATCGGCGAGGTGCGCGGCGCCGAGGCGCTCGATCTCTTGAAGGCCTGGGGCACCGGACATCCAGGCGGGGTCGGCACGATCCACGCGGGAAGCGCGCTCGGTGCGCTGCGCCGGATGGAGCAACTCATCCAGGAGGCGGTGGTGGCCGTTCCGCGCGCGCTGCTTGCCGACACCATCGATCTTGTCGCCGTGCTCGTCCGCGTCGGCTGTTCACGCCGCCTCTCCGAGCTCGCGCGCGTCGACGGGTTCGACCCTTTGACGGGTGAATACCGCCTTACCCCACTCTCCACCCCTTGCGAAGGAATTCTCCAATGA
- a CDS encoding TrbC/VirB2 family protein, with product MTKSVTRRRVGRWACGPLYRTSILAAWLFYAAPAYAGGSSMPWEAPLQSILESIEGPVAKIIAVIIIIVTGLSLAFGDTSGGFRRLIQIVFGLSIAFAASSFFLTFFSFGGGALV from the coding sequence ATGACAAAGTCGGTGACGCGCCGCCGGGTCGGGCGCTGGGCGTGCGGCCCGCTTTATCGCACATCCATCCTCGCTGCTTGGCTCTTCTACGCGGCACCTGCCTATGCCGGCGGTTCGTCGATGCCCTGGGAAGCGCCGCTCCAGTCGATTCTCGAAAGCATCGAGGGGCCTGTCGCAAAAATCATCGCGGTGATCATCATCATCGTCACCGGGCTCAGTCTCGCTTTTGGCGACACCTCGGGCGGCTTCAGGCGCCTGATCCAGATCGTCTTCGGCCTCTCCATCGCCTTTGCCGCCTCGAGCTTCTTCCTCACCTTCTTTTCCTTTGGCGGCGGGGCGCTCGTTTGA
- a CDS encoding VirB3 family type IV secretion system protein, whose protein sequence is MDRNENVPGFFAPVRRSLAEPILLGGAPRSLAIVNATLAGAIGLGLRLWVAGIALWAIGHALAVWAARRDPAFVDVARRHLKYPGWMRP, encoded by the coding sequence ATGGACCGCAACGAGAATGTCCCGGGCTTTTTCGCCCCGGTGCGCCGCTCGCTCGCCGAGCCCATCCTGCTCGGCGGTGCGCCGCGCAGCCTCGCGATCGTCAACGCCACGCTCGCCGGCGCGATCGGACTGGGTCTTCGGCTCTGGGTCGCCGGGATCGCGCTCTGGGCGATCGGCCACGCGCTCGCCGTGTGGGCAGCCCGGCGCGATCCCGCCTTCGTCGACGTCGCGCGGCGTCACCTCAAATATCCTGGATGGATGCGCCCATGA